The Pontibacter korlensis sequence AGGATGATAAGAACAACTACTTATACATCTGTGCTTTACCCTAGATTCTATTGGCAGCCCCTGGAAAAGATAGGAATAGAACAGGAGCATGAGTATGTCTTCAACAACCTAGTAAAGGACCTGAACACAAAATATGGGAGGTAGTATTGTGTAGGAAGTATCAACCTATACTTTATGTCTTCTTATGAGCAAAACTCTGATAACTGAAACCGAGATGAGACATATCCTCACGCTTCTACTTTCACTCATACTTACCTTGAATTTTGCCCAGGGGCAGGTACCCAAAGATTCAGAGCTATTCCTGTTGCTGAAGAAGCAGGATAGCACCTTTTTTGAGCGCGGGTTCAACCAATGTGATCTTGCCTATCTGGAAGGTGCAATTCACCCCGAGCTCAGGTTCTACCACGACCAAAGCGGGATACAGGACAAAAAGATCTTCTTCGAAAACACACAGAAATACATCTGCTCAGATCTCGATAAAAAGCCCATCAGAAAAGTAGAGGAGCAGAGCTTAGAGGTGTTCCCGCTCTACAACAATGGTGTTTTGTATGGTGCTATACAGAGCGGTGTACATCATTTCTACATCCGTGAGCCTCAGAAGACGGATGTGCAGACAAGCACAGCAAAATTCACCCATTTATACTTGTTAGAAAATGGCAAATGGCTTCTAAAAGAGGTACTGAGTTTTGACCACAATAACCCAAACACCTCCCCCACCACGCTTTCTTTTGATAAAGAAATCGTGGCTCTTCTGGAGCAACACAAAGTACCTGCACTAGGTCTAGGCATTATCCAGAATGGCAACCTGAGCAAGATAAATGTTTATGGGAGTTTGAAAGCAGGTACAGCTGCCCCATACAATACTATCTTTAAAGTTGCCTCACTAGCAAAGCCAATAGCAGCCATGGTTACACTAAAGCTGGTTGATTCAGGGCAGCTGAGCCTGGACGAACAGCTAGACAAGTATTGGGTTGACCCTGACCTGAAGAAGGATAAGAGGACTAGGAAACTTACACCAAGAATAATACTGACCCACCAAACAGGTTTCCCGAACTGGAGATGGATGTCAGAAAAGAAAAAGCTGGCATTCGAGTTTGAGCCTGGCACCAAGTATCAATACTCGGGCGAAGGGTTCGAATACCTTAGAAAGGCATTGGAAAAGAAGTTCGGCAAGTCCTTAGAAGAGCTTTCTGACTCGCTGGTATTCAGACCTGCAAAAATGAACGACACACGCTATTGGTGGAACAACTCAATGGACGAGAAAAGGTATGCCGAAAACCATGATAAGGATGGAAAACAACTGGATACCTATAAGTACTACGAAGCCAACGCAGCAGCAAACCTGCTAACAACGGTGGAGGATTACGGCAACTTCCTTGCTTATGTCTTGCATGGAGCTGGGTTAAGCGAGCAGACTTATCAGGAAATGACCAAGAGCCAAATCAAGCTCAGAGACAAGAACTATTTCGGACTTGGTTGGGAAAAACTAACTGATTTCAGCACGGGAGAGTATGCCCTGCTACACACCGGAAGAGACCATGGACTTAGTTCATTGGCAATCATGTTTCCAGAGTCTGGAAACGGGTACGTCATTTTCCTCAATGGCGAGAACGTTGACCAGATCTACGAGAAGTTACTAATAGAGCATCTGTACTTAGGCAAAGAGCTCTGGGACAGAAGGTGACATCTTGGCTAAGGCTCAAGCTCCTAATAAACTACAGTGTGATCAAGTGCTATCTCTTTGCCGGCATTTGAGGGCTCTGTATTCTTCGCTGAGGCACCAACACCACACGACGGCCTGTTACTTCCTCTAAGATTGGCTTAAGTACTTTTTCAGCGTTAACCTTTGTCTGATTAAGTATACCAGAATTAAGAGCGGCTTTCTTCACGTTCGCCTCAGCATACTTATAGCTTTCCTGCACCAGGTCGGCATCCTGAAAGTAAGTATTCTCCTTACTGAAGACTTTAGACTTGCTATGGTCAATTTTATAGTAGCAGATTTCCGGCTCAGGCAGAGCCACCTGCACCAACGAGTCGCCTTGAAACTCTATGTCTGCCTGCGTTATTTTGGTAAAGTCAACACAGCCTACAGCTTCTCCAG is a genomic window containing:
- a CDS encoding serine hydrolase, giving the protein MRHILTLLLSLILTLNFAQGQVPKDSELFLLLKKQDSTFFERGFNQCDLAYLEGAIHPELRFYHDQSGIQDKKIFFENTQKYICSDLDKKPIRKVEEQSLEVFPLYNNGVLYGAIQSGVHHFYIREPQKTDVQTSTAKFTHLYLLENGKWLLKEVLSFDHNNPNTSPTTLSFDKEIVALLEQHKVPALGLGIIQNGNLSKINVYGSLKAGTAAPYNTIFKVASLAKPIAAMVTLKLVDSGQLSLDEQLDKYWVDPDLKKDKRTRKLTPRIILTHQTGFPNWRWMSEKKKLAFEFEPGTKYQYSGEGFEYLRKALEKKFGKSLEELSDSLVFRPAKMNDTRYWWNNSMDEKRYAENHDKDGKQLDTYKYYEANAAANLLTTVEDYGNFLAYVLHGAGLSEQTYQEMTKSQIKLRDKNYFGLGWEKLTDFSTGEYALLHTGRDHGLSSLAIMFPESGNGYVIFLNGENVDQIYEKLLIEHLYLGKELWDRR
- a CDS encoding DUF4230 domain-containing protein; this encodes MPLLRFLIKLVPWVILVALGIFLWRTFNEYFNKPEKKEPEVVVNYNTILTSVEDLGRMELVRYNFKDVVEYEKNVSRWVPNSKIVLIVSGEAVGCVDFTKITQADIEFQGDSLVQVALPEPEICYYKIDHSKSKVFSKENTYFQDADLVQESYKYAEANVKKAALNSGILNQTKVNAEKVLKPILEEVTGRRVVLVPQRRIQSPQMPAKR